In Streptomyces sp. Li-HN-5-11, the sequence TCGACGTGCACGTCGGCGACTGGGTGCGGATGACGGTCGGCGACCGGCCGCAGATCCTGCACATCGTGGGCCGCAGCATCGAGCCGGAGAACGCCGGCCGGGTCATCTCCACGTCCCTCGACACCCTGCGCGAGAACGACCCCGGCCTGACGCCCACCCTCTACCAGCTCCGCCTGCGCCCGGGCGCCGACCCGCGCCAGGTGGCCGCCGCCCTGACCAGCGCCGGCCGCGGCCACCTGGACGTGCACGCCGTGCCCAATCCCGCCGACGGCCTGTCCCCGCTGCGCGCGGTGGTCGCCGGCCTGGTCTGCGTGCTTGCGCTGATCGGGCTCATCGAGCTGATGACGGCGATCGGCGGCACCGTACGGGAGGGCGAGCGGGACCTGCTGGCCCTGAAGGCGATCGGGCTCTCCCCACGCCAGATCACCGGCATCACCGTGACGGCCACGAGCTGCACCGCCCTGGCCGCGGTCGTCGCCGGCACGGCCCTCGGCCTCCCCCTGGCCCGCTGGCTGATCAACGCCCAGGGCCGGTCCAGCGGCATCGGCGCCGGCATCGCCGCGGGTCCCTCCCCCCTGCTTCTGTTCCTGTTCGGGGCGGCAGCGGTACTGGGCGCCGCGGGCCTCGCCGCCGTACCGGCCGCCAGAGCGGCCCGCCACCGCCTGGCGGACACCCTCAGCGCGGTGGCCTGAGCGTCCTCAACGGCCGCGCAGCTCCCGGTACTTCGCCACCAGCGTCTTCGTCGAGGCGTCCAGTCCCTCCACCTCGGCGCCCTCGGTCAGGGCGGGCTCGACACGCTTGGCCAGCACCTTGCCGAGCTCGACGCCCCACTGGTCGAAGGAGTCGATGTTCCAGATCGCCCCCTGCACGAACACCTTGTGCTCGTACAGCGCGATCAGCTGGCCGAGGACCGACGGGGTCAGCTCCCGCGCGAGAAGCGTGGTCGTGGGGTGATCGCCCCGGAACGTCTTGTGCGCAACCAGCTCCTCCGGCACCCCTTCGGCGCGCACCTCCTCGGGCGTCTTGCCGAAGGCCAGGGCCTGCGTCTGCGCGAAGAAGTTGGCCATCAGCAGGTCGTGCTGCGCCTTCAGTTCGCCGCTCAGTTCGGCCACCGGCTCGGCGAAGCCGATGAAGTCCGCCGGGATGAGCTTCGTGCCCTGGTGGATCAACTGGTAGTAGGCGTGCTGCCCGTTGGTGCCGGGCGTGCCCCACACCACCGGGCCGGTCTGCCAGGCGACCGGTTCGCCGTCGCGCTGCACCGACTTGCCGTTGGACTCCATGTCCAGCTGCTGGAGATACGCGGTGAACTTCGACAGGTAGTGCGAGTACGGCAGCACCGCGTGCGACTGCGCGTCGAAGAAGTTGCCGTACCAGACGCCCAGCAGGCCCAGCAGCAGCGGCACGTTGGCCTCGGCGGGCGCGTTGCGGAAGTGCTCGTCGACGACGCGGAAGCCGTCGAGCATCTCCCGGAAGCGGTCCGGGCCGATGGCGATCATCAGCGACAGGCCGATCGCGGAGTCGTAGGAGTACCGGCCGCCGACCCAGTCCCAGAACTCGAACATGTTGGCCGTGTCGATACCGAAGGCGGACACCTTCTCCGCGTTGGTCGACAGCGCCACGAAGTGCTTCGCCACCGCCTCCGGTCCCGCCTTCAGCTCACCGAGCAGCCAGTTGCGCGCCGACGTGGCGTTGGTGATGGTCTCGATGGTGGTGAACGTCTTGGAGGCGATGATGAACAGCGTCTCGGCCGGGTCCAGATCGCGCGTGGCCTCATGCAGGTCGGCGCCGTCCACGTTGGAGACGAAACGGACCGTGAGGCCGCGGTCGGTCCAGGCACGCAGCACCTCGTAGGCCATCGCCGGACCGAGGTCGGAACCTCCGATTCCGACGTTCACCACGTTCCTGATGCGCCTGCCGGTGTGGCCCGTCCACTCCCCCGAGCGGACCCGCTCGGCGAAGTCGCTCATCCGGTCCAGGACCCCGTGCACCTTCGGCACGACGTTCTCGCCGTCGACCTCGACCACCGCGTCCCGCGAGGCGCGCAGGGCGGTGTGGAGCACGGCCCGGTTCTCGGTGACGTTGATCTTCTCGCCGCGGAACATGGCGTCGCGCAGCCCGAACACGTCCGTCGCGACGGCCAGCTCGCGCAGCAGCCGCAGCGTCTCGTCGGTGACGAGGTGCTTGGAGTAGTCGACGTACAGATCGCCGACCTGGAGGGTGTACGACTCACCGCGCCCCGGGTCGGCCGCGAACAACTCCCGCAGGGAGGTGCCTGCGAGCTCCTCGCGGTGCTTGGCCAGAGCGCTCCACTCGGATGTCTGGTTGAGCCTGGTACGGCCGTCTGCGTTCATCTCGGGCTTCAGCCTTCTTTCTAGCTGTGCTGCTGCGTCCCTGCCCCGCTGCCGGTCCCAACCTAGTTGATCAGGCGGCGGGGTGACCCGTCGTCGCGCCGTCGCCGGGCGCAACAACAGGTACGTCCTGCTTGCGCGCGGATATCAACGAGGTGACGGCGAGCCCGAAGAGCACCGACGCCAGGAGCGCGGGCGCGTTCAGTCCGGACGCCCGCGCCACGGCTCCGCCCAGCAGGGCACCGAGCGGGGCACCGGAGGTGGAGGCCGTGCGGAAGGCGGAGGCGATGCGGCCCAGCATGGACTCGGGACTGCGGTGCTGCATGAGCGTGACCTGGTTGACGTTCCACACCATGCCCATCGCGCCGAGCAGCAGCATGCCGATCAGAAGGGCGGCGAGGTGGCGTACGGTCCCGACGAGCAGCAGGGACGACGTCTGGACGGTGCCGGCCACGAGCAGTGCGCGGACGCGTCCGGTGCGGCGCGCGATCCGCTGGGCGGCGAACCCGCCGGCCAGGCTGCCGGCGGAGTACGCCGTCATCGCGGCGGCGAATCCCGCGTTGCCCGCGTGCAGCCACCGTGTCACGTGCAGCACGAGTGTGGCGATCAGGGCGCCCATGCCGATGTTGCACAGCAGTGTGGCCACGCAGGTCGCCCGCAGTGCGCGGTCGCGCCACAGTGCGCGCAGCCCTTCGCCGATCTCGGTCCGCAGCGTGCTGCCGGCCGGTCGCGGCGTCCGCTCCGGGGGCCGTATGCGCAGGGAGGCGACGAGGGCGGCGGCCAGGAAGTAGGTGCCCGCGTCGGCCGCGAACGGCATGAACGCCCCGGCCGTCAGCAGCAGCGGCACGAACGGGCCCGCCAGCAGACCGCCCGCCAGTTGCTGACCGGTCATCAGCCGGGCGTTGGCGCCGCCCAGCACCTCGCGGTCCACCAGAGCGGGCAGCAGGGCCGTGGAGGCGTTGTCGAAGAGGGTCTGCAAGGTGGTGAGGCAGAAGGCGAGGACGAGCAGCAAGGGGATCGACGCGTGCCCGAGGACCACGGCGAACGCGAATCCGGCGACGAGCAGTCCGCGGACGGTGTCGACCGCCCACATGGCCCGCCGTTGGTCCACCCGGTCCGCGACGGCCCCGCCGAGCAGCCCGAAGAGCAGCCACGGCACATAGCCGCAGGCGGTGACGGAGGCCACGACGAGCGGCTCGTCGGTCAGCCGTACGGCGATCAGGGGCAGCGCCGCGGTGCGCAGCGCGTCCCCGAACCGGGAGATCACGGCGGCGGTCCACAGCCGCCCGAATCCCCCGCGCCACACGGGACGCTTCACGGCCTCCGCCGCCTCGACCGCCGTCATGGTCCCCCCTCACGATGCGCCGATGCACAAACCGTAGAGGGCACCACTGACAACCGGCCCGCGACCGGCGGCCGCGCTGGTGCGACACAGCTGCGGCCAGGCGCCTTCGGGCACCCGGCCGGAACTCAATCGCTAGTGCTGGGACCGGAAAGGTTCACCGGCTCGCGACGCCCGGCACGGCACCTCGCCGCGTTGTCGCATCACCGAGTACATCCAGTACGCGGGCGATGCTCCCCCACAGCCTGAACGGCGTGGGAGGTGCTCCCAGCACCGGACGCCGCGAGCTTCCCGGCAAACCTTTCCGGCCCCAGCACTAGATCTCACCGCGCAGTTTGGCGAGCGCCTCGGCGAGGATCGCCTCGCCGTCCGCGTCGCTGCGCCGCTCCCGCACGTACGCGAGGTGCGTCTTGTAGGGCTCGGTGCGGGGCGGGTCCGGCGGGTTGTCCCGGTCCTGGCCCGCCGGGAAGCCGCAGCGCGGGCAGTCCCAGGTGTCGGGGACCTGCGCGTCGCTGGCGAAGCTGGGCTGCGTCTCGTGCCCGTTGGAGCACCAGAAGGAGATGCGCAGCCGCGGCGCGGACTCGCCGCGCTCGGCCTCGCCCATCGGCCCCGCCCCGACCCGGCTTCCTCGGATCGCGTTGCCACTTGCCACGGTCGTAACTCCCTGCGTGATGGTGCCGCGAAGCGAGTCGGCGTTCCGCTTCGCCGCGAGCGCCTCAGTCTACGTAAGGCCCAACGCGCGTCCAGTGATTGGAGTTACAGGCCCCCCATACACAGACGCAAGCCCCATGATAGGCCGCGCTCAGGAGCGCGTACCGACCATGGGGCCGTACGTGCGGAATATGCGTCTTTGCCCGCGGTTCAGCTGTTCGTCTTCATCAGGATGCCGAGGACGATGATGCACGCGAGCCACAGCAGACCGATCACCAGGGTGATGCGGTCGAGGTTGCGCTCGGCGACCGACGAGCCGCCGACGGACGACTGCATGCCGCCACCGAACATGTCGGAGAGGCCGCCGCCCTTCCCCTTGTGCATCAGCACCAGCAGCATCAGCAGCAGGCTGAAGACGATCAGGGCGATCGAGAACCCCAAAACCACGGCTGGACCAACTTCCTCGGATTCGGACGGACGACGGGGACACAGCCACTCGGCCGTGCCCCCGCAAGGGTACGACGTATCGCCGCTACCGCATACTCCCAGCTCGTGTCACTGCTCGCGGAAGCGCACGATCTTGACGAACTCGTCCGCGTCCAGCGAGGCGCCCCCGACCAGGGCGCCGTCGATGTCGGCCTGCGCCATGATCTCGGCGACGTTGCCCGACTTCACGGAGCCGCCGTACTGGATGCGCACCTTGTCGGCGAGCTCCTGCGAGTACAGCTCGGCGATCTTGCCGCGGATGGCGGCGCAGACCTCCTGGGCGTCCTCGGCGCCGCAGACCTTGCCGGTACCGATGGCCCAGACGGGCTCGTAGGCGATCACGATCGACTCGGCCTGTTCGGCGGGAAGGTCCTTCAGACCACCCTCGACCTGGGAGAGCGTGTGCGTGACGTGGTTGCCCGCCTCGCGGACCTCCAGTTCCTCGCCGACGCACAGGATCGGGGTCAGGCCGTGCTTGTAGGCGGCCTTGACCTTGGCGTTCACGAGCTCGTCGGTCTCGTTGTGGTACTGGCGGCGCTCGCTGTGGCCGATGGCCACGTAGGTGCACTTCAGCTTGGCCAGCATCGGGCCGGAGATCTCGCCGGTGTAGGCACCGGAGTCGTGCGCCGAGATGTCCTGGGCGCCGTACTTGATCTTCAGCTTGTCGCCGTCGACCAGGGTCTGCACGGAGCGCAGGTCGGTGAAGGGCGGCAGGACGGCGACCTCGACGGCGTCGTAGTCCTTGTCGGCCAGCGCGAAGGCGAGCTTCTGGACGTGCGCGATGGCCTCGAGGTGGTTGAGGTTCATCTTCCAGTTGCCCGCCATCAGCGGCGTGCGCCCGGAGAGATTGGATGCAGCCATGGGGTTTCAGTCCTCCAGTGCGGCGAGGCCGGGGAGCGTCTTGCCCTCGAGGTATTCGAGGGAGGCGCCGCCACCGGTCGAGATGTGGCCGAATGCCGACTCGTCGAAGCCCAGCGTACGGACGGCCGCGGCGGAGTCGCCGCCGCCCACGACCGTGAAGCCCTTCGAGTCGACCAGGGCCTGGGCGACCGCCCTGGTGCCCTCGGCGAAGTCGGGGTGCTCGAAGACGCCCATCGGGCCGTTCCAGAAGACGGTGGCGGCATCGGCGAGCTTCGAGGCGTACAGCTTGCGGGTCTCGGGGCCGATGTCCAGGCCCATCCGGCCGGCCGGCATGGCGTCCGCGGCGACGGCGTCGGGGTTGGCCGGGGCCTTGGTCGTGAGGTCCGGGAAGTCCGTCGCGACCAGCGTGTCCACGGGCAGGACCAGCTCGACGCCGGACTTCTCGGCGCGCTCGAGGTACTCCTGAACGGCCGGGATCTGGTCCTCCTGCACGAGGGACTTGCCGATCTCGTACCCCTTCGCCTTGAGGAAGGTGTACATCATCCCACCGCCGACGAGCAGCCGGTCGGCCTTGCCGAGCAGCTGGTCGATGACGGCGAGCTTGTCGGAGACCTTGGCACCGCCGAGCGCGACGACATAGGGACGCCTGACGTCCTCGGTGAGCTTCTTCAGCACGCCGACCTCGGTGGCGATGAGGTGGCCGGCGTAGTGCGGCAGGCGGGCCGGCAGGTCGTAGACGGAGGCGTGCTTGCGGTGCACCGCGCCGAAGCCGTCGCCGACGTAGACGTCCGCGAGGGCGGCCAGCCGGTCGGCGAACTCGCCGCGCTCGGTGTCGTCCTTGGCGGTCTCTCCGGCGTTGAAGCGCAGGTTCTCGACGACCGCGACCTGGCCGGGCTGAAGGCCGTCCACGGCGTCGTGGGCGGCGGGGCCGACGGTGTCCTCGGCGAAGGCCACCGGGGCGCCGAGGAGTTCGCCGAGGCGCTCGGCGGCGGGCAGCAGGGAGAAGGCGGGGTCCGGGGCGCCCTTGGGGCGGCCCAGGTGGGACGCCACGACCACCTTGGCGCCGGCCTCCGCGAGGGCCTTGACGGTGGGCAGGACGGCGCGGATGCGGCCGTCGTCGGTGATACGGCCGTCGGCGAGCGGCACGTTGAGGTCGGCGCGGACGAAGACCCGCTTGCCGTCCACGCCTTCGGCGAGAAGTTCGTCGATCGTCTTCATGACAGGACTCCAGGAAAAGGGGCTCTTGATCGTACGAGAGCTGATCGGTCCGTACGTCCGACGGGTCGGTCTGTACGTGAGTCAGGGCTCGGACCGCGCGACGGTGCGCTGCCCGAGCCCTGACCTCACGGAGATTGCCCGCCTGCTCTGTTCGATCAGAGCTGGTTGCCCACGAAGACCGTGAGGTCGACGAGACGGTTGGAGTAGCCCCACTCGTTGTCGTACCAGCCGATGACCTTCACGTTCTTGCCCTCCTGGACCATGGTCAGGGAGGAGTCGAACGTGCAGGACGCCGGGGCGTTGACGATGTCGGAGGAGACGATCGGGTCCTCGGTGTACTCGAGGATGCCCTTCAGCTCGCCCTCGGCGGCCTTCTGGAAGGCGGCGTTGACCTCTTCCTTGGTGACCTCGCGGGACAGCTCCACGACCAGGTCGGTGACCGAGCCGGTCGGGACCGGCACGCGCATGGCCATGCCGTCCAGCTTGCCCTTGAGCTGCGGGAGCACCAGGGAGGTCGCCTTGGCGGCACCGGTGGTGGTCGGGATGATGTTCTCGGCGGCGGCGCGGGCACGGCGCAGGTCCTTGTGCGGGAAGTCCAGGATGCGCTGGTCGTTGGTGTACGCGTGCACCGTGGTCATCAGGCCCTTGACGATGCCGAAGTTCTCGTCGAGGACCTTCGCCATCGGCGCCACACAGTTGGTGGTGCAGGAGGCGTTGGAGATGACGTGGTGGTTCGCCGCGTCGTACTTGTCCTGGTTGACGCCCATCACGATGGTGACGTCTTCGTTCTTCGCCGGGGCGGAGATGATGACCTTCTTGGCGCCGCCGGCGATGTGCTTCTCGGCGTCTTCCTTCTTGGTGAAGATGCCGGTGGACTCGATGACGATGTCGACACCCAGCTCACCCCACGGGATGTCGGCGGGGTTGCGCTCGGAGAGGACCTTGATGGTCTTGCCGTCGACGGTGATGGTGTCCTCGGTGTGGGAGACCTCCTGCTTGAGGCGGCCGAGGATGGTGTCGTACTTCAGCAGGTGAGCGGTGGTCGCGGTGTCACCCAGGTCGTTGACAGCCACGATCTCGATGTCTGCACCCTGCTCCAGCAGCGCGCGGAAGTAGTTACGACCGATGCGGCCAAAGCCGTTGATGCCTACGCGGATCGTCACGAACCGATCTCCTCGTTGGTACGCCGGTTTCGACGCCGGCGAGCTGTATGGGATGTCCCCGACCACCCCCGACCCTACCTCCCTGAAGCCTCCGGGGTGACATTCGACCGACCCCGAAACGGCGAGGCGGTCCGTACCCGCCAGTAGGCGTACGGACCGCCCGGAGCCGAAGTCCGGTTCACTCCAATTCAGTACGGAGTGTCAGCGCGTGTTGACCGCATTCATCACTCTTTCGTGCACCCCCCGGCTCACTTGTCGAGAGCCGCGATCGCACGCCCCAGCAGGGCCGCGCGGCCGGCCGCGGACGGGAGGTGCTCGAGGCCGAAACCGAGCAGCACGGTCCGGTCGGTGGTGACCGCTCCGTACGTCTTGAAAAGGGTTCCGGTGCGCGCCCAGTCCTTGAGGACGGCGGGGCTGCCCGCAGGCGGCCCCGGCACGCGCCAGGGACCCAGCGACGTCTCGAATCCCTCGGTCTCCTTCGCCGTGCCGCCGGCCATGAGCGAGGCGTCGTCGGCGAGGACGCCGTGACCTCCGGTGCCCGGGTCGGTGACGTAGCTGAGGGAGACCTCGACCGCCTTGCCGGCGTACGCGCTCAGGTCGAAGCTCACCTGCTGCCAGCCGCCGGAGGAGCCGGTGAAGCTGTTCCACGAGCCGCTGGTGCCGCTCGCGGTGCAGGCCCCGGGGGCGAGGGTCAGGTAGTGCCTGAGCCAGGGGTGCTCGTTGACCAGGAACCCGGCCCCGCACTCGGCGGGCACGGCCGAGCTGGTCCTGCCGCCGGCCTCCGGCAGCGTGGTCCAGTCGTCGGACCCGACCGTGTGGATCTCCAGGATCGCGTGGTCGTAGCCCGGCTCGGTGTCCCACAGCAGCCGGGTGCTCAGCGTGGGACGGTCGGCTGCGCTCATCCCGGTGAGGTCGATGGTGCGGGTGAGGCGCTTGTAGGCGTCGTCGGTGTGCACCGCGGCGGCCATGTAGGAACCCGCGTAGGGGCCGTAGGGATTGACCGTCCCGGCGAACTGTCCCGCCCCGGCGCTGGCGAACTGCGGATACGTGTCCACCGGCAGCTCCTCGGACGTCACCTGGTAGGTCCCCGCCTTGTCCAGCGGGTTTCCGGGCGCGTCGCCGAGGGCGCCGGTGAAGCCGGCCAGCCTGCCGGAACCGGTGAAGCCGGTGGCGCCGGAGGTCGACGTGCGCGAGTAGGCGCCCAGGTAGTACTGGCTGAAGTCGTCCGAGAGGTTGCCGCCGCCAAGGTCGACGCTGCCGCCGGCCTGCTCGCCGGCCTCGATCAGTCTGCCGCCCTCGTTGAGGTAGGCGCGCAACTGCAGCTGGGTGGCGTTGCCCGGACCGCCGGCGCCCGAGTAGTGGACGACCGTGCGGAAGTGCTTCAGCACGCCGAGCGCGTCGGGGGCGCCCTGGGTGGCGACGTCCCAGACGACCGCCCGGTGGCCGTTGGCCTTCAGCGCGTCGACGTACTTCGGTGCCTGCGTGGCGGCCGCGCCCTCCTCGGCGACGACGAGGGTGTCGGCCCGGGGCAGCCGGGCCACGGTGTAGGTGAAGTGCTCGCCGGCCGTCTTCTTTCCGCCCCTGGTCCGGCCGGTGGACCACACCTCGACCTTGTCGCCCGGGTTCGCGCCGTGGATCCGGGCCCGGTACTCGTCGAAGTAGAGGTGGTCCGCACCGCCGTAGGTCTTCCCTCCCTTCCAGGGCCGCAGCGCCAGGTGGTGCGTGCGGCCGCCGTTGACGCGGTACGCGAGTTCCTTGTCCCGCACGGACTTGCGTGCGACGACGGAGACCTCCTGGTCGGCGCCGCGCGCGTACGACGTCGTGAAGACGGCCGG encodes:
- the pgi gene encoding glucose-6-phosphate isomerase, translating into MNADGRTRLNQTSEWSALAKHREELAGTSLRELFAADPGRGESYTLQVGDLYVDYSKHLVTDETLRLLRELAVATDVFGLRDAMFRGEKINVTENRAVLHTALRASRDAVVEVDGENVVPKVHGVLDRMSDFAERVRSGEWTGHTGRRIRNVVNVGIGGSDLGPAMAYEVLRAWTDRGLTVRFVSNVDGADLHEATRDLDPAETLFIIASKTFTTIETITNATSARNWLLGELKAGPEAVAKHFVALSTNAEKVSAFGIDTANMFEFWDWVGGRYSYDSAIGLSLMIAIGPDRFREMLDGFRVVDEHFRNAPAEANVPLLLGLLGVWYGNFFDAQSHAVLPYSHYLSKFTAYLQQLDMESNGKSVQRDGEPVAWQTGPVVWGTPGTNGQHAYYQLIHQGTKLIPADFIGFAEPVAELSGELKAQHDLLMANFFAQTQALAFGKTPEEVRAEGVPEELVAHKTFRGDHPTTTLLARELTPSVLGQLIALYEHKVFVQGAIWNIDSFDQWGVELGKVLAKRVEPALTEGAEVEGLDASTKTLVAKYRELRGR
- a CDS encoding MFS transporter, which produces MTAVEAAEAVKRPVWRGGFGRLWTAAVISRFGDALRTAALPLIAVRLTDEPLVVASVTACGYVPWLLFGLLGGAVADRVDQRRAMWAVDTVRGLLVAGFAFAVVLGHASIPLLLVLAFCLTTLQTLFDNASTALLPALVDREVLGGANARLMTGQQLAGGLLAGPFVPLLLTAGAFMPFAADAGTYFLAAALVASLRIRPPERTPRPAGSTLRTEIGEGLRALWRDRALRATCVATLLCNIGMGALIATLVLHVTRWLHAGNAGFAAAMTAYSAGSLAGGFAAQRIARRTGRVRALLVAGTVQTSSLLLVGTVRHLAALLIGMLLLGAMGMVWNVNQVTLMQHRSPESMLGRIASAFRTASTSGAPLGALLGGAVARASGLNAPALLASVLFGLAVTSLISARKQDVPVVAPGDGATTGHPAA
- a CDS encoding RNA polymerase-binding protein RbpA, which produces MASGNAIRGSRVGAGPMGEAERGESAPRLRISFWCSNGHETQPSFASDAQVPDTWDCPRCGFPAGQDRDNPPDPPRTEPYKTHLAYVRERRSDADGEAILAEALAKLRGEI
- the secG gene encoding preprotein translocase subunit SecG, encoding MGFSIALIVFSLLLMLLVLMHKGKGGGLSDMFGGGMQSSVGGSSVAERNLDRITLVIGLLWLACIIVLGILMKTNS
- the tpiA gene encoding triose-phosphate isomerase is translated as MAGNWKMNLNHLEAIAHVQKLAFALADKDYDAVEVAVLPPFTDLRSVQTLVDGDKLKIKYGAQDISAHDSGAYTGEISGPMLAKLKCTYVAIGHSERRQYHNETDELVNAKVKAAYKHGLTPILCVGEELEVREAGNHVTHTLSQVEGGLKDLPAEQAESIVIAYEPVWAIGTGKVCGAEDAQEVCAAIRGKIAELYSQELADKVRIQYGGSVKSGNVAEIMAQADIDGALVGGASLDADEFVKIVRFREQ
- a CDS encoding phosphoglycerate kinase; translation: MKTIDELLAEGVDGKRVFVRADLNVPLADGRITDDGRIRAVLPTVKALAEAGAKVVVASHLGRPKGAPDPAFSLLPAAERLGELLGAPVAFAEDTVGPAAHDAVDGLQPGQVAVVENLRFNAGETAKDDTERGEFADRLAALADVYVGDGFGAVHRKHASVYDLPARLPHYAGHLIATEVGVLKKLTEDVRRPYVVALGGAKVSDKLAVIDQLLGKADRLLVGGGMMYTFLKAKGYEIGKSLVQEDQIPAVQEYLERAEKSGVELVLPVDTLVATDFPDLTTKAPANPDAVAADAMPAGRMGLDIGPETRKLYASKLADAATVFWNGPMGVFEHPDFAEGTRAVAQALVDSKGFTVVGGGDSAAAVRTLGFDESAFGHISTGGGASLEYLEGKTLPGLAALED
- the gap gene encoding type I glyceraldehyde-3-phosphate dehydrogenase, which encodes MTIRVGINGFGRIGRNYFRALLEQGADIEIVAVNDLGDTATTAHLLKYDTILGRLKQEVSHTEDTITVDGKTIKVLSERNPADIPWGELGVDIVIESTGIFTKKEDAEKHIAGGAKKVIISAPAKNEDVTIVMGVNQDKYDAANHHVISNASCTTNCVAPMAKVLDENFGIVKGLMTTVHAYTNDQRILDFPHKDLRRARAAAENIIPTTTGAAKATSLVLPQLKGKLDGMAMRVPVPTGSVTDLVVELSREVTKEEVNAAFQKAAEGELKGILEYTEDPIVSSDIVNAPASCTFDSSLTMVQEGKNVKVIGWYDNEWGYSNRLVDLTVFVGNQL
- a CDS encoding M14 family zinc carboxypeptidase; translation: MRHRARSILAVGALLLGGANFAPAAQAHSGSSPQPDPDEVRVFRADVTEQQVPLLLKAGQDGHELGDQVSGKGRTAVELYLTGRQAQTLRKQGVRLAEHTLSARAEKRVADAAQGVFRPYGGKGGLKEEIVRTGQAHPNLTKVESIGRTVNGQDILALKLTSNARKTKDGAKPSVLYMSNQHAREWITPEMTRRLMHYYLDHYGTDRRIRKIVDTTELWFVLSANPDGYDYTFKDSSTRLWRKNLRDVNGDGVISTGDGVDLNRNFAYKWGYDDEGSSPSPTSETYRGAAPGSEPETRALDRFEKRVHFTYGINYHSAAELLLYGVGWQVATPTPDDVLYRALAGTPDNPAIPGYRSQVSSELYTTNGEADGHAGNVNGMAMFTPEMSTCQTASDLDPNDAWNAADCQSVFNFPDDEKLIEREFEKNVPFALSVAETASHPDRPSSPVGLSAADFTPAVFTTSYARGADQEVSVVARKSVRDKELAYRVNGGRTHHLALRPWKGGKTYGGADHLYFDEYRARIHGANPGDKVEVWSTGRTRGGKKTAGEHFTYTVARLPRADTLVVAEEGAAATQAPKYVDALKANGHRAVVWDVATQGAPDALGVLKHFRTVVHYSGAGGPGNATQLQLRAYLNEGGRLIEAGEQAGGSVDLGGGNLSDDFSQYYLGAYSRTSTSGATGFTGSGRLAGFTGALGDAPGNPLDKAGTYQVTSEELPVDTYPQFASAGAGQFAGTVNPYGPYAGSYMAAAVHTDDAYKRLTRTIDLTGMSAADRPTLSTRLLWDTEPGYDHAILEIHTVGSDDWTTLPEAGGRTSSAVPAECGAGFLVNEHPWLRHYLTLAPGACTASGTSGSWNSFTGSSGGWQQVSFDLSAYAGKAVEVSLSYVTDPGTGGHGVLADDASLMAGGTAKETEGFETSLGPWRVPGPPAGSPAVLKDWARTGTLFKTYGAVTTDRTVLLGFGLEHLPSAAGRAALLGRAIAALDK